A window of Haliscomenobacter hydrossis DSM 1100 contains these coding sequences:
- a CDS encoding RagB/SusD family nutrient uptake outer membrane protein — MKNRVLITGLATAILAMIAFACKDSFLEVAPTGQLANAQLTSAKGIESALTAVYSQVNGRFRRMASPTNWVWGSIRGGDANKGTDPGDFSDINPIQRFEYQSTQGVIQENWLGLYEGIARANLVLRLIADAQPDVAEATKTSFAAQARFLRAHYYFELKRNFNNTPYVDETVDYGAGIELVKNDQDLWPKIEADMKFALENLPATQAQVGRVNRWAAASYLGKIYLYQKKYAEAKAQFDAVIANGVTSNNRKYALVPNYGDIFKASNDNNSESIWAYQAAANTGSVNNANPEFDLNFPYNTGPNGPGNCCGFFQPSFELVNSFRVDANGLPLPNGTYNNTGNEVKTDMGVAASTAFTPDAGTLDPRLDWSVGRRGIPYLDWQDHPGAAWIRNQPNGGPYSPKKYTYYKSDVGSLQDNTSWTPGYTALNYTIIRFADILLMAAECEVEIGSLEKAREYVNLIRARAANPASWVKRADGSNAANYVIGLYNTPFANQAAARTAVQFERKLELSGEGHRFYDLVRWGIAAPTINAYLAYESKFLAGTLGGSTFAANKHEYLPIPQAQIDIVGSAILKQNPGY, encoded by the coding sequence ATGAAAAATAGAGTGCTCATTACAGGTTTAGCGACTGCCATCTTGGCGATGATCGCTTTTGCCTGTAAAGACAGCTTTTTGGAGGTTGCTCCAACCGGTCAGTTGGCCAACGCTCAGCTGACTAGTGCAAAAGGAATTGAATCCGCGCTGACTGCGGTATATTCACAGGTCAACGGTCGTTTCCGCCGGATGGCCAGTCCTACCAACTGGGTTTGGGGCAGTATTCGGGGCGGTGACGCCAATAAAGGAACTGACCCTGGCGACTTTTCAGACATTAACCCAATCCAGCGTTTTGAGTATCAATCTACTCAAGGGGTTATCCAAGAAAACTGGCTTGGGCTTTACGAAGGGATTGCTCGTGCCAACCTGGTGTTGCGCTTAATAGCTGACGCACAACCAGATGTTGCGGAAGCGACCAAAACCAGTTTTGCTGCACAAGCTCGTTTCCTACGCGCCCACTACTACTTTGAGTTGAAGCGCAACTTCAACAATACGCCATACGTGGATGAAACAGTTGATTATGGAGCAGGGATTGAACTCGTGAAAAACGACCAAGACCTGTGGCCAAAAATCGAGGCAGACATGAAGTTTGCGCTGGAGAACCTGCCTGCCACGCAGGCTCAAGTTGGCCGTGTAAACAGATGGGCTGCGGCATCATATTTGGGCAAAATCTATTTGTATCAGAAAAAGTACGCCGAAGCAAAAGCACAGTTTGATGCAGTCATTGCCAATGGGGTTACCAGCAACAACAGGAAGTATGCATTAGTACCTAACTATGGCGATATTTTCAAGGCATCGAATGACAACAACTCAGAATCCATTTGGGCTTATCAGGCTGCCGCCAATACAGGTAGCGTGAACAACGCTAATCCTGAGTTTGACCTGAACTTCCCTTACAACACTGGTCCCAATGGTCCTGGTAACTGCTGCGGTTTTTTCCAACCAAGCTTTGAGCTGGTAAACTCTTTCCGAGTAGATGCAAACGGTCTCCCGCTGCCTAATGGTACGTATAACAATACGGGTAATGAGGTAAAGACTGACATGGGTGTTGCGGCTTCTACAGCCTTCACACCTGACGCAGGCACACTAGATCCACGGCTCGATTGGTCGGTTGGCCGTCGGGGTATTCCTTACCTGGATTGGCAAGATCACCCCGGTGCAGCCTGGATTCGCAACCAGCCCAACGGTGGCCCTTACTCGCCGAAGAAGTATACCTACTACAAATCGGATGTTGGTTCTCTGCAAGACAACACCTCCTGGACACCTGGTTACACGGCATTAAACTACACCATCATCCGGTTTGCTGATATCCTGTTGATGGCTGCGGAGTGTGAGGTAGAAATTGGTAGCCTGGAAAAAGCACGTGAATACGTAAACTTGATCCGTGCTCGTGCAGCTAACCCAGCTAGCTGGGTGAAACGTGCGGATGGTTCCAATGCAGCCAACTACGTGATTGGCTTGTACAATACACCATTTGCTAACCAGGCTGCTGCCCGTACTGCGGTACAGTTCGAGCGAAAGTTGGAATTGTCTGGCGAAGGCCACCGCTTTTATGACCTCGTACGTTGGGGAATTGCTGCTCCAACCATCAACGCGTACCTTGCATACGAATCCAAGTTTTTGGCTGGTACTTTGGGTGGTTCTACATTTGCAGCTAATAAGCACGAATATTTACCAATCCCTCAAGCACAAATCGACATCGTGGGTTCGGCTATCCTGAAGCAGAATCCTGGCTACTAA
- a CDS encoding cryptochrome/photolyase family protein: MQAITLFWFRRDLRLQDNAGLYHALKSNFPVLPLFIFDTEILDELDDPEDARVAFLHQRITELQAELEHLGSSMLVRYGKPAEVWPEILQDYLVAEVYTNHDYEPRAIQRDEAVQNLLAQQNIPYFSFKDQVIFEKLEVTKLDGKPYTVFTPYSRMWKNCLASQMETIQENGIEQVISFFLKPYPTEKYYPNFWQTAPPPLPALSAMGFQPSSIAIPPTTVSRGLIKQYDKTRDFPYLNGTSRLGIHFRFGTISIREKARRALELNETFLNELIWRDFYAQILFNFPHVAQRSFRPEYDQIEWRNDEDEFEKWCAGKTGYPIVDAGLRELNATGYMHNRVRMITASFLTKHLLIDWRWGEAYFAKKLLDYDLASNNGGWQWAAGCGTDAAPYFRVFSPAAQQEKFDPEYKYVRKWVPEYGTDAYPKPIVDHKFARERCLEVYKAALKGG, from the coding sequence ATGCAAGCAATTACCCTATTTTGGTTTCGGCGAGACCTGCGGCTGCAGGACAACGCTGGATTGTACCATGCGCTCAAAAGCAATTTTCCCGTATTGCCCCTCTTTATTTTTGATACCGAGATTCTGGATGAACTGGATGACCCCGAGGATGCCCGGGTGGCTTTTTTACACCAGCGCATCACTGAACTTCAAGCGGAGTTAGAGCACCTGGGCAGCAGCATGTTGGTTCGCTACGGCAAACCTGCGGAGGTTTGGCCGGAAATCTTGCAGGATTATTTGGTAGCAGAAGTATACACCAACCACGATTACGAACCTCGAGCCATACAGCGGGACGAAGCTGTCCAAAACCTCCTTGCGCAACAAAACATTCCATACTTCAGCTTCAAGGATCAGGTAATTTTTGAGAAATTGGAAGTGACCAAGTTGGATGGGAAACCTTATACGGTTTTTACGCCTTATAGTCGGATGTGGAAAAACTGCTTGGCTTCACAAATGGAAACCATTCAGGAAAATGGAATAGAACAAGTCATTTCTTTCTTTTTAAAGCCTTACCCTACCGAAAAATACTACCCCAACTTTTGGCAAACAGCCCCCCCACCTTTGCCTGCGCTGAGTGCAATGGGTTTTCAACCGTCTAGCATTGCTATACCTCCCACCACGGTGAGCCGAGGGCTGATCAAACAGTACGACAAAACGCGGGATTTCCCTTATTTGAATGGTACTTCCCGGTTGGGTATTCATTTTCGGTTCGGTACCATCAGCATCCGCGAAAAGGCTCGACGGGCGCTGGAACTGAATGAAACCTTTCTCAACGAACTGATTTGGCGGGATTTTTATGCCCAGATTCTGTTCAATTTTCCCCATGTGGCTCAGCGGTCATTCCGACCTGAATACGATCAAATTGAATGGCGGAATGATGAGGATGAGTTTGAAAAATGGTGTGCCGGCAAAACGGGTTACCCCATCGTGGACGCGGGCCTGCGTGAACTGAATGCCACGGGCTACATGCACAACCGAGTGCGGATGATCACCGCGAGTTTTTTGACCAAACACCTGTTGATCGACTGGCGCTGGGGGGAGGCGTATTTTGCTAAAAAACTCCTCGATTATGATCTGGCCAGCAACAATGGCGGCTGGCAATGGGCTGCCGGTTGTGGCACGGACGCGGCGCCTTATTTTCGGGTGTTTAGCCCGGCGGCACAGCAAGAGAAATTTGATCCGGAGTATAAGTATGTGCGGAAATGGGTGCCAGAATATGGGACTGATGCTTACCCAAAACCGATTGTCGACCACAAATTTGCCAGGGAGCGGTGCTTGGAGGTATACAAGGCGGCGCTCAAGGGGGGCTAA
- a CDS encoding sporulation protein, with protein sequence MIGKVKKWLGIEGVKMELILEEDATAQKGMVSGTIRFTSMNSQVVTKVKVVFIERYSRGRGKDKLVDEYELGAIELHEDIVVPAGEAEEVEFNLSYNLVRSEMDEMEKSNFLLSPFIKAAKRISAVKSEYRIEAEAKVKGTALNPFDRKEVKI encoded by the coding sequence ATGATTGGCAAAGTAAAAAAATGGCTAGGGATAGAGGGGGTCAAAATGGAGTTGATCCTGGAAGAAGATGCCACCGCGCAAAAAGGAATGGTCAGCGGAACGATCCGTTTTACCAGCATGAACTCACAAGTGGTGACCAAGGTTAAAGTGGTATTCATCGAACGATACTCTCGTGGTAGGGGCAAAGACAAGCTGGTTGATGAATACGAATTGGGCGCCATCGAGCTGCACGAAGACATCGTTGTACCCGCTGGAGAAGCAGAGGAGGTAGAATTTAACCTCTCCTACAATTTGGTGCGCTCAGAGATGGATGAAATGGAAAAATCCAATTTCCTACTCTCTCCTTTCATCAAAGCGGCAAAGCGAATCAGCGCGGTCAAATCGGAATACCGAATCGAAGCGGAGGCCAAAGTGAAAGGTACGGCACTGAATCCTTTTGACCGCAAGGAGGTCAAAATTTGA
- a CDS encoding VCBS repeat-containing protein — MKSSNILPILLILLASCGKNKAVLFEELSADKTGVTFNNTISDNDTFNILTFEYIYNGGGVAIADFNDDGLQDLFFTGNQVENQLYLNKGDWKFEDITSKAGVGGKDRWKAGVAITDLNYDGKMDIYIACMTYNPGPRRANLLYINQGNDKNGVPTFKEEAQAYGIADTSYTTACAFLDYDNDGDQDLYLAVNHQRKNEFPNSFRPKSTDGSSYNHDRLYRNDWDPVKKHAAFTEVSLEAGIKGEGFGLAINITDINRDGWKDIYVSNDYVTNDHLYINNQDGTFTDRAGEYFKHTSYSAMGNEIVDINNDGLMDIIALDMMPEDNYRRKTMLPANNYNTFQNYEEYKYQHQYVRNTLQLNRGFVPGTQNPVFSEISMLAGVSSTDWSWAPIAADFDLDGYRDLIVTNGFPKDVTDLDFVDYNSNAYAYASKGFMNEEIPSVKLRNYAFRNRGDLTFESMGEKWGITQNSFSNGGAYGDLDNDGDLDYVVNNINDPASLFRNNLIGMDAPNWLGIRLKGDSLNPMGLGSLVEIHYGKGEKQYWEHSIYRGYLSSVQALAHFGLGENQLVEKIIVTWPNQKQQVLTKVKANQVLEIEFRNAKTAPPPPPPPAQPWFSNVTTALGLNYTHQETDFIDFNLQPLLPHKLSQYGPGLAVADVNGDQLDDFFVSGGHFHKGRFFLQKTDGTFSEQDLLEGIEGSDKKGEDLGALFFDADQDGDQDLYLVRGGVEFPADHPSYQDVLYLNNNNQFIPAKGALPAFLKSGTCVRAADFDRDGDLDLFITGRAKHKAYPAPLSSYLLRNDSKPGKPKFVLANDQLAPGLNDLGLVCDALWTDYDQDGWVDLLLAGEWMPLTLFKNNQGKLENVTAGSGLEKYTGWWSSLVGGDFDGDGDVDYLAGNLGLNTLFKASAEHPVGIYAADFDGNQGYDAIPSVFFPNRQGKLEEFPYHNRMDMDKQLIASKRAYLMHAEFAQTNMPQYLSNFKGIKPLHLTATHMQSSFIRNLGNGKFSVESLPTEAQFAPIYAMSAGDWNRDGHLDALCVGNDFGSEVTTGRYDAFNGLLLLGNGKGGFKPASLQEAGFYLPGDAKSMVQLSNARGEQCFVVGQNRGPIQVFKPSRAATRLFSYGEKDAFAVVKMANGKTQRHELYQGHTFLSQSTRKLWMPANAVEVGITNFQGKTRVEKLAK; from the coding sequence ATGAAATCGTCAAACATACTTCCTATCCTATTGATCCTGCTGGCAAGTTGCGGCAAAAACAAAGCGGTACTTTTTGAAGAACTCTCGGCTGATAAAACCGGTGTTACCTTCAATAACACCATCTCTGACAACGATACCTTCAACATTCTGACCTTCGAATACATCTACAATGGAGGAGGAGTAGCCATTGCTGACTTCAACGATGATGGCTTACAAGATCTGTTTTTTACAGGCAATCAGGTTGAAAACCAATTGTACCTCAACAAAGGTGACTGGAAATTTGAAGACATTACCAGCAAGGCCGGGGTAGGGGGCAAAGACCGCTGGAAAGCCGGGGTAGCCATTACTGATCTCAACTACGATGGTAAAATGGACATCTATATTGCTTGTATGACCTACAACCCCGGGCCACGTCGAGCCAATTTGTTGTACATCAACCAGGGCAATGATAAAAATGGCGTACCCACCTTTAAAGAAGAAGCCCAGGCGTACGGGATTGCCGATACTTCCTACACCACCGCCTGTGCGTTTTTAGATTATGACAACGATGGCGACCAGGATCTTTATCTCGCCGTAAACCATCAACGGAAGAACGAGTTTCCCAACTCCTTTCGCCCCAAATCTACCGACGGTTCATCGTACAACCATGATCGGCTTTATCGCAATGATTGGGACCCCGTAAAGAAACACGCTGCATTCACTGAGGTATCCCTGGAAGCGGGCATTAAGGGGGAAGGATTTGGCCTGGCCATCAACATTACGGACATCAACCGCGATGGCTGGAAAGACATTTACGTCAGCAACGACTACGTGACCAATGATCACCTGTACATCAACAACCAGGATGGAACCTTTACCGATCGCGCCGGGGAGTACTTTAAACATACATCCTACTCGGCAATGGGCAACGAAATTGTAGATATCAACAATGATGGCCTGATGGACATCATTGCGCTGGACATGATGCCGGAGGACAATTACCGCCGCAAAACCATGTTGCCTGCCAACAACTACAACACTTTTCAAAACTACGAAGAGTACAAATACCAGCACCAATACGTACGCAATACCTTGCAACTCAACCGTGGCTTTGTGCCAGGTACCCAAAATCCCGTATTCAGCGAAATATCGATGCTGGCCGGGGTAAGTTCAACCGATTGGAGTTGGGCACCGATTGCTGCTGATTTTGACCTGGATGGCTACCGCGACTTGATTGTTACCAATGGATTTCCTAAAGATGTAACCGACCTGGATTTTGTCGACTACAACTCAAATGCTTACGCGTACGCCTCTAAAGGTTTTATGAACGAAGAAATACCGTCGGTCAAATTGCGCAATTATGCTTTCCGCAACCGTGGGGATTTGACTTTTGAAAGTATGGGTGAAAAATGGGGCATCACCCAAAATTCATTCTCCAACGGTGGCGCGTATGGGGATCTGGACAACGATGGGGATTTGGATTACGTGGTCAATAACATCAATGATCCGGCGTCTTTGTTTCGGAATAATTTGATTGGTATGGACGCCCCAAATTGGTTGGGTATCCGTCTGAAAGGCGATTCCCTAAACCCCATGGGGCTGGGTTCCCTGGTGGAAATCCACTACGGTAAAGGGGAAAAGCAATATTGGGAGCACTCGATCTACCGGGGCTATTTGTCCTCGGTGCAAGCGCTGGCTCATTTTGGTTTGGGTGAAAATCAGCTAGTAGAAAAGATCATTGTGACCTGGCCCAACCAAAAACAACAAGTGTTGACGAAAGTCAAGGCGAATCAAGTACTCGAAATTGAGTTCCGTAATGCAAAAACAGCCCCGCCTCCACCTCCGCCACCTGCTCAACCCTGGTTCAGCAATGTTACCACAGCGCTGGGCTTGAATTATACCCATCAGGAAACCGATTTTATTGATTTCAACCTACAACCTTTGCTGCCGCACAAATTGTCGCAGTACGGCCCCGGTTTGGCCGTAGCCGATGTCAATGGTGATCAACTGGACGACTTCTTTGTATCCGGCGGCCATTTTCACAAAGGGCGTTTTTTTCTGCAAAAAACCGATGGTACTTTTTCTGAACAGGACCTGCTCGAAGGGATCGAAGGTTCAGACAAAAAAGGAGAAGACCTGGGTGCGCTGTTTTTTGATGCCGATCAGGATGGCGATCAGGATTTGTACCTGGTGCGCGGGGGAGTAGAATTTCCCGCCGATCATCCTTCCTATCAGGATGTTTTATACCTGAACAACAACAACCAGTTCATTCCGGCCAAAGGAGCCTTACCTGCTTTCCTCAAAAGTGGCACTTGTGTCAGGGCGGCTGATTTCGATCGCGATGGTGATTTGGATTTGTTCATTACCGGGCGTGCCAAACACAAAGCTTACCCTGCCCCGCTCAGCAGTTACTTGTTGCGCAACGATAGCAAACCGGGAAAGCCAAAATTTGTATTGGCCAACGACCAACTTGCCCCTGGTTTGAATGATCTGGGCCTGGTTTGTGACGCCCTCTGGACGGATTACGATCAGGATGGTTGGGTCGACTTGCTGTTGGCTGGTGAGTGGATGCCGCTTACCTTGTTCAAAAACAACCAGGGCAAACTGGAAAATGTCACTGCGGGCAGTGGACTGGAAAAATATACTGGTTGGTGGAGCAGCCTGGTGGGAGGCGATTTTGATGGCGATGGCGACGTGGATTACCTGGCCGGAAATTTGGGACTCAATACCTTGTTCAAAGCTTCTGCCGAACACCCGGTAGGCATTTATGCCGCCGACTTTGACGGAAATCAGGGCTATGACGCCATTCCTTCGGTGTTTTTCCCCAACCGCCAAGGCAAATTGGAAGAGTTTCCTTACCACAACCGTATGGACATGGACAAACAGCTGATCGCGTCCAAACGAGCCTACCTCATGCATGCTGAGTTTGCCCAAACGAACATGCCACAATACCTCAGCAATTTCAAAGGGATCAAACCCCTGCACCTTACGGCAACTCACATGCAGAGCAGTTTCATCCGGAACCTGGGCAATGGGAAGTTTTCGGTCGAATCCTTGCCGACAGAAGCCCAATTTGCTCCGATTTACGCCATGTCGGCGGGGGATTGGAATAGAGATGGACACCTGGATGCACTTTGTGTAGGCAACGATTTTGGCAGTGAGGTGACCACTGGACGTTACGATGCATTCAATGGACTGTTGCTCTTGGGCAATGGCAAAGGCGGCTTCAAGCCTGCTTCACTTCAGGAAGCTGGCTTTTACCTCCCCGGCGATGCCAAAAGTATGGTGCAATTGAGCAATGCTCGTGGCGAACAGTGCTTTGTGGTGGGACAAAATCGTGGCCCCATTCAAGTTTTTAAACCAAGCCGTGCAGCCACCCGATTGTTCAGTTATGGCGAAAAGGACGCTTTTGCGGTGGTGAAAATGGCCAATGGAAAAACACAGCGGCATGAACTGTACCAGGGTCATACATTTTTATCCCAATCCACGCGCAAATTGTGGATGCCAGCGAACGCAGTGGAAGTTGGCATTACAAATTTTCAGGGCAAAACAAGAGTAGAGAAATTAGCGAAATAG
- a CDS encoding SusC/RagA family TonB-linked outer membrane protein produces MKNSYSALLQRLVLFVLLCLPAIAAIGQRTVSGKITDTDREGLPGVNVLLKGTAAGTVTELDGSFSLEVPSTGGSLVVSYVGYRTIEVALDAQSSYNITLEEDVSTLKELIVTGYTVDSRREATGAVSTVKAKDLSLVPSGNVEQQLAGRVAGVTVITNGAPGTNSQIRVRGFGSFGGNEPLYIVDGVPVGSTDFLNPGDIESTTVLKDAAAASIYGARAANGVIVYTTRKGSKNARKLSVIYDGLYGFTDPGNGQEMLNPQDFATWTAKGYTNSGILFDHPQFGKIGLGGSAPVIPDYINVGGRSGVVGSVDLNAEKAKYNVDPSRGAVYQVVRANKEGTNWFDEITRVAPITRHTLGFSGGSENSRFYFGLSTQRQAGILKYNEFNRHAFRANSEFNLSKKLRIGENLQFTYRQVLAPGISGDIGLADDENEILQAFRMPSIIPVYDEFGGYGGTAAKGFNNPRNPVATLDGGKDNRSHNIGLFGNLYAEYDLVPGLTLRTSLGGQYGSFYNWGYGRLQYENSENNSAFSYSEGGGFGFNWVVTNTANYKKKFGIHGVDVLVGQEAIKTGISRNINANGINPFSTDPDFVTISTLGSRNPPNSGLSTPVTFASYFGRVAYNMNDKYIVTALVRRDGSSRFGENNRYGVFPAFSAAWRISSEKFMENLKWIDDLKIRGGYGIMGNSNNVAPTNQFSLYGGNIGNSSYDINGSNSSAAEGFYRTRIGNPDAKWETSVTQNIGFDGTFFNGKLDVILDIWNKKTRDLLLQVPIPATNGPEAAAPTVNIAEMLNAGVDIQVITRGNLVGDLKYELNVTAGTLKNEITSLAPGLTYITSINPGYRGLEPIRNQLGQSISSFFGYQVTGLFQTAEEVAGAPAQDGKGVGRFRYADINKDGKIDPEDRTYLGSPVPKFSGGIGLTLTYKSFDLTAYANGVFGNKIFNASKWFTDFFPSFQGASQSVRIKDSWSPENRGATIPIFETASNFSTNQQANSFYIENGDYVRLQNLGIGYTLPQSLLGKFNITRLRVFASANNLLTITKYQGLDPSVGGNADTNFGIDIGNYPLTQSFNFGVNVGF; encoded by the coding sequence ATGAAAAACAGCTATTCAGCTCTACTTCAGAGGCTTGTCTTGTTCGTGCTGTTGTGCTTGCCGGCCATCGCAGCCATCGGACAACGGACCGTCAGTGGCAAAATCACCGACACCGACAGAGAGGGTCTTCCTGGAGTAAACGTACTTCTCAAAGGTACCGCCGCAGGTACCGTTACCGAATTGGACGGATCGTTCTCTTTGGAAGTTCCAAGTACAGGAGGATCCCTGGTGGTCAGCTACGTGGGTTACAGAACCATTGAAGTGGCTTTGGACGCACAAAGTTCGTACAACATCACCCTCGAAGAGGATGTATCTACTTTGAAAGAATTGATTGTAACGGGGTATACCGTAGATAGCCGCCGGGAAGCTACCGGTGCAGTATCAACGGTTAAAGCCAAAGACTTGTCACTGGTTCCATCTGGTAACGTAGAACAGCAATTGGCTGGGCGGGTTGCCGGGGTAACGGTGATCACCAACGGTGCACCAGGCACAAACAGCCAAATCCGCGTACGTGGTTTTGGCTCCTTCGGAGGCAACGAACCACTCTACATCGTAGATGGGGTTCCGGTTGGTTCAACCGACTTCCTCAACCCTGGCGATATCGAGTCTACTACCGTTTTGAAAGACGCGGCAGCGGCTTCAATCTACGGTGCTCGTGCCGCCAACGGGGTAATCGTTTACACAACGAGGAAAGGTTCCAAAAATGCCCGCAAGTTGAGCGTAATCTACGATGGTTTGTATGGTTTCACCGACCCAGGCAATGGTCAGGAAATGTTAAATCCTCAGGATTTTGCCACCTGGACAGCTAAAGGTTATACCAACTCAGGTATCCTGTTCGACCACCCCCAATTTGGTAAAATTGGTTTGGGTGGCAGCGCTCCGGTGATTCCTGACTATATCAACGTGGGGGGCAGATCAGGTGTAGTAGGCTCGGTGGATCTGAATGCGGAAAAAGCGAAGTACAATGTTGATCCTAGTCGTGGTGCCGTTTATCAAGTGGTACGTGCCAATAAAGAAGGTACCAACTGGTTTGATGAAATCACTAGGGTAGCGCCAATCACCCGTCATACTTTGGGTTTTTCGGGTGGCAGTGAAAATAGCCGTTTTTACTTCGGCTTGAGCACCCAACGACAGGCAGGGATTTTGAAGTACAACGAATTTAATCGCCACGCCTTCCGTGCCAACAGCGAATTCAACCTGAGCAAAAAACTGCGTATTGGCGAAAACTTGCAGTTTACTTACCGCCAGGTACTCGCTCCAGGTATTTCCGGAGATATTGGTCTTGCCGATGACGAAAATGAAATTCTGCAAGCTTTCCGGATGCCTTCCATCATTCCAGTTTACGACGAATTTGGTGGATATGGCGGTACAGCGGCCAAGGGGTTCAACAACCCTCGTAACCCAGTAGCTACACTGGATGGAGGAAAAGACAACCGCAGCCACAACATTGGTTTGTTTGGTAACCTGTATGCCGAATACGACCTGGTTCCCGGGTTGACCCTACGCACCAGTTTGGGCGGTCAGTATGGCAGCTTTTACAACTGGGGCTATGGCCGCCTACAATACGAAAACTCCGAGAACAACTCTGCATTTAGTTACAGTGAAGGAGGTGGATTCGGATTTAACTGGGTGGTTACCAACACTGCCAACTACAAGAAGAAATTCGGAATACATGGGGTAGATGTTTTGGTAGGTCAGGAAGCCATCAAGACTGGTATTAGCCGCAACATCAATGCGAATGGTATCAACCCTTTCTCCACCGATCCCGACTTCGTTACCATCTCCACACTAGGTAGCAGAAACCCACCCAATAGTGGGCTGAGCACACCTGTCACTTTCGCTTCTTACTTCGGTCGGGTAGCCTACAACATGAACGACAAGTACATTGTCACTGCCCTCGTGCGTAGGGATGGGTCTTCTCGTTTTGGTGAAAACAACCGTTATGGAGTATTCCCTGCCTTCTCGGCTGCCTGGCGGATTTCCTCCGAGAAATTTATGGAAAACCTGAAGTGGATCGACGATTTGAAGATTCGCGGTGGTTACGGGATCATGGGTAACTCCAACAACGTAGCACCAACCAACCAGTTCAGCTTGTACGGTGGTAACATTGGCAACTCTTCTTACGACATCAATGGTAGCAACTCTAGCGCTGCTGAAGGTTTTTATCGTACCCGTATCGGTAACCCCGATGCAAAATGGGAAACTTCAGTTACCCAAAACATCGGTTTTGACGGTACCTTCTTCAACGGCAAGTTGGATGTAATTTTGGACATCTGGAATAAGAAAACCCGTGATCTGTTGTTGCAGGTTCCAATCCCAGCAACCAATGGTCCAGAGGCTGCGGCCCCTACCGTCAACATTGCTGAAATGTTGAACGCCGGGGTGGACATCCAGGTGATTACCCGTGGGAATTTAGTTGGCGATTTGAAATACGAATTGAACGTTACTGCCGGTACCTTGAAGAATGAAATCACTTCTCTGGCACCTGGTCTTACCTACATCACGAGCATTAACCCAGGTTATCGTGGTCTGGAACCAATCCGTAACCAATTAGGTCAATCTATTTCCTCTTTCTTTGGCTACCAGGTAACTGGTTTGTTCCAAACAGCAGAAGAAGTAGCGGGTGCACCTGCTCAAGACGGTAAAGGCGTTGGCCGTTTCCGTTATGCCGACATCAATAAGGATGGCAAAATTGATCCAGAGGATCGTACTTACCTGGGTAGCCCGGTTCCTAAATTTTCTGGCGGTATTGGTTTGACCCTGACTTACAAAAGCTTTGACCTGACTGCTTACGCCAATGGGGTATTTGGCAACAAAATTTTCAACGCATCGAAGTGGTTCACCGACTTCTTCCCCTCTTTCCAGGGCGCATCTCAGTCGGTTCGGATCAAGGATTCCTGGTCACCTGAAAACCGTGGTGCCACCATTCCAATCTTTGAAACCGCATCAAACTTCAGCACGAATCAGCAAGCGAACTCTTTCTATATTGAAAATGGTGATTATGTACGCTTGCAGAACCTCGGCATTGGTTATACCCTGCCACAGTCCCTATTGGGCAAGTTCAATATCACTCGTCTGCGTGTTTTTGCTTCTGCAAACAACTTGCTGACCATCACCAAGTACCAAGGTTTGGATCCATCCGTAGGGGGTAATGCCGACACCAACTTTGGTATTGACATTGGTAACTACCCACTTACCCAAAGCTTCAACTTTGGTGTAAACGTTGGTTTTTAA